GACCGTTGAATAAATGATGTTTTAGCTGAAGTGTTCAATCGTGATTTATCGGGAAATGAGCCGTATCAGATAATATGTCCTCTACATTGATGTATTTCAATCGTAACGTGTGCTATCTCATGAATGTTCTTCAAACGCATTTTGTAATCATCGATTGTATATGTACGACCCATCACAAGCGATATAATGCAGGCATATTTATTCTGTGCAACCTGCCAAATATGTAAATCACTGATTTTCGTATCACCGTCAGACTCTATTTCTTCTATAATTTCATTTTTTATCGGTGAATCCATCTCACGCTCAAGCAGAATTTTAGCGCTGTCTTTCAGCAGCAGCGCGGTCCAACGTAGGATCAAGCCGGCACCCACAATCCCCATAAATGGGTCGAGCCAATTCAACTGAAAGTATTTCGCCCCAAACAGGGCAACAATTGCCAAAACGGATGTTAATGCATCCGCGAGAATATGCAGATATGCCGATTGCCTGTTCAAGTCCTTATGATCGTGATGATGCTTTGAATGTTTATGTTCATCCTGATGATGATCATGTGAGTGTCCTTCCGCATTGAGAATAACCGCACAGACGATATTGACTGCCAGTCCTATTATCGCCACGAGTAAAGCTTGGTTGTACTGAATTTCGAGCGGATTTATTATTCTCTCAATCGATGTGTAGATCATGAAAAGACCAACAATCCCGAGTAATATTGAGCTGGTATACGCTCCAAGAATTTCAATTTTCCAAGCTCCAAATGTAAATCGGTCATCTTGAGCGTATTTCCTTGCCAGGACATAAGCAAGCAATGACAATCCTAGAGCAAAGGCATGTGTTCCCATGTGCCATCCGTCTGCAAACAGAGCCATCGAATTGGTCAGCCAACCAAAGAATATTTCGGCTATCATTGTGATCAACGTGATGATGACAACAATGAGCGTCTGCTTTTCGACCGTTTTCTTTTCAACATTGAATACATGCTGATGTTGCCACATATCGATATTTTCCCGATGCATCGATTTTCCCCTGATCTTTTATTTATCCGTCAATTCCGTTTCATTGATTTGCATTCTTGCAGTATTTACCCTATTTCAAATTCAAAAATCCCTCGATGGTTTTTCGAAATTCCATCAATTCTTTTTCAAGATCCTTATCCTTGTTTTTATTCAGCACACATTGATCAAAATGGTCTTCAAGTAGTATTTTTGTTGCTTTGTTCAGTGCGGCCCTGACAGCTGATAACTGTAACAGAACCTGGTCGCAGGATTGACCATCTTCAATCATTTTTTTTATGCCCCTGATATGACCTTCAATTTTGGACAGCCTCTTGACGACCTCATCCGTATGTTCATGCGTACCCATAACCAGATCCCCTCCCCCGGGATGGGATCTGATAAAATGGGCAACCAGAGATGTCAACTCTTTTTTTTAAACATTGTTTATCTGCTCGGTTTTTATATTGTATTTTCAGGTGTTTATGGTTTGCTTGCCACTTTGTGAGCCTGCCATCGAGATGGCCGGCACCACCTTCGAGAAGTCTTCGTTTCGACTCCATTGCGCCGATTACAAAGTGGACTCATTACGCCGATTACGAAATGGCTTTATAGCAGTGATAATTAACACGCTTCCTATTGAATGCTGACATACCGGCGGACACGATGCCGCCCGGTAAGGCCTGCTCAAAAACACCGCCCCTAAAGATGCAAGGCATGACAATTCTTGTGTCATACATCGTGACATTTTCGGCATGATCGATGCCTCATCTTGCTGTATTCACGTTGTTATCATGAGATATTTTCGCTGACATTCTTCCCGGCGCTAAGGTCGCTGGGTGTGTTCCGTCATCCGGCAGACAAGGTTCTTGGAGAGGCGGTTGCTCAAGAAGGACTGTCGCCGATCGACATACGCTGCCCGGACACATCAAATACTCCTGTTTTTAATCAAGTATACGCCTTGACAGAAAAATACATCACTTCTATACTCCGCCCTCTCAACAGCAGTATCTTATGAATGATCGAACCAAAGAGGATAAATGAATTAAATGGAGGAAGCCGTAAGATGTATTGATCCCGACGCGTCCGCAAAAATAAATGCGAACCGGCTGATATGAATGATTCGGATGGAATTGATAAAGGAGATATACGCATGGACATGTTGAAGTTCTTTAACATCATTCATCTAGAGCACATTCTCTTAAACCCGATGAGTCTTGAAAAACTGGAACAGTTGATCACACTTCTGACTCTGAAACCCGGGGCACGCGTGCTCGATATCGCCACGGGAAAGGGCGAGTTTCTCATCCGGCTTGCAGAGCGGAACCGGCAAATGACAGGGACAGGAATTGATCTCTCTCCCTTCTTCATTGCCGATGTCCGGAAGAAGCATCAGGAACGTGTTCCGGATGCCCAACTCCATTTCCTGGAGATGGACGGGGCCGAGTATGTCCCGGAGGTCTCACAGAGCTTTGATCTG
This window of the Syntrophales bacterium genome carries:
- the dmeF gene encoding CDF family Co(II)/Ni(II) efflux transporter DmeF: MWQHQHVFNVEKKTVEKQTLIVVIITLITMIAEIFFGWLTNSMALFADGWHMGTHAFALGLSLLAYVLARKYAQDDRFTFGAWKIEILGAYTSSILLGIVGLFMIYTSIERIINPLEIQYNQALLVAIIGLAVNIVCAVILNAEGHSHDHHQDEHKHSKHHHDHKDLNRQSAYLHILADALTSVLAIVALFGAKYFQLNWLDPFMGIVGAGLILRWTALLLKDSAKILLEREMDSPIKNEIIEEIESDGDTKISDLHIWQVAQNKYACIISLVMGRTYTIDDYKMRLKNIHEIAHVTIEIHQCRGHII
- a CDS encoding metal-sensitive transcriptional regulator — its product is MGTHEHTDEVVKRLSKIEGHIRGIKKMIEDGQSCDQVLLQLSAVRAALNKATKILLEDHFDQCVLNKNKDKDLEKELMEFRKTIEGFLNLK